The Fulvia fulva chromosome 6, complete sequence genome includes a window with the following:
- a CDS encoding Vacuolar protein sorting-associated protein 1 — protein MAQTNPNAINVNDPGLITLVNKLQDVFTTVGVQNPIDLPQIAVVGSQSSGKSSVLENIVGRDFLPRGTGIVTRRPLIMQLINRSSPQKAQENGVADGEKIEGTSDKEANVEEWGEFLHIPGQKFHDFNKIREEIVKETESKTGRNAGISPAPINLRIYSPNVLTLTLVDLPGLTKVPVGDQPRDIERQIREMVLKQIQKPNAIILAVTAANTDLANSDGLKLAREVDPEGQRTIGVLTKVDLMDEGTDVVDILAGRIIPLRLGYVPVVNRGQRDIENKKAISYALENEKNFFENHKAYRNKASYCGTPYLARKLNLILMMHIKQTLPDIKARISASLQKYSAELQQLGDSMLGNPANIILNIITEFSSEYRTVLEGHNAELSSIELSGGARIAFVYHELYSNGIKAVDPFDQVKDIDIRTILYNSSGSSPALFVGTTAFELIVKQQIKRLEDPSLKCVSLIYDELVRILGQLMNKPLYRRYPALKEKLHQVVVSFFKKAMDPTNKLVKDLVAMEACYVNTGHPDFINGHRAMAIVNEKHNAAKPVQVDPKTGKPLPPSAQPPRSASPSLDLSNGDGSGFFGSFFASKNKKKMAAMEPPPPTLKASGTLSEKETQEVEVIKLLITSYFNIVRRTVIDMVPKAIMLNLVEHSKDEMQRELLEQMYRTQELDDLLKESDYTTRRRKECQQMVESLSKASEIVSQVQ, from the exons ATGGCGCAGACAAACCCCAACGC GATCAACGTGAACGACCCTGGCCTCATCACGCTCGTCAACAAGCTCCAGGATGTCTTCACTACAGTCGGC GTGCAAAACCCAATCGATCTGCCACAGATCGCCGTCGTGGGATCGCAATCGAGTGGAAAGAGTTCGGTGTTGGAGAACATAGTAGGGCGCGACTT TCTTCCTCGAGGCACGGGTATTGTCACGCGACGACCGCTGATCATGCAACTCATCAACCGATCCTCACCCCAGAAAGCGCAAGAGAACGGCGTAGCAGACGGCGAGAAGATTGAGGGTACCAGCGACAAGGAAGCCAACGTGGAAGAGTGGGGAGAGTTTCTACATATACCAGGCCAGAAGTTCCACGACTTTAACAAGATCCGTGAGGAGATCGTCAAGGAGACCGAGAGCAAGACGGGCCGAAATGCTGGCATTTCTCCAGCACCCATCAACCTGCGCATCTACTCGCCAAACGTCCTGACGCTTACCCTGGTCGATCTTCCTGGTCTGACCAAGGTGCCCGTTGGTGACCAGCCAAGAGATATCGAGCGACAAATCAGGGAGATGGTGCTCAAGCAGATTCAGAAGCCAAATGCCATTATCCTGGCGGTCACGGCAGCGAACACCGATCTTGCGAACTCGGACGGTCTCAAACTGGCTCGCGAAGTCGATCCGGAAGGTCAGCGAACGATCGGTGTGCTCACAAAGGTTGACTTGATGGACGAAGGGACGGATGTAGTGGACATTCTGGCAGGCCGTATCATCCCACTACGACTGGGCTACGTCCCGGTCGTGAACAGAGGACAGCGCGACATTGAGAATAAGAAGGCCATTTCGTACGCGCTGGAGAACGAGAAGAACTTCTTTGAGAACCACAAGGCGTACAGGAACAAAGCGTCGTACTGCGGAACACCCTACTTGGCACGAAAGCTCAACCTCATCCTGATGATGCACATCAAGCAGACGCTACCCGACATCAAGGCTCGTATCTCAGCTTCGTTGCAGAAGTACTCGGCAGAACTGCAGCAGCTTGGTGATAGCATGCTCGGCAACCCTGCAAACATCATCCTCAACATCATCACAGAGTTCTCGAGCGAATACCGAACAGTGCTCGAAGGACACAATGCTGAGCTATCATCGATCGAGCTTTCTGGTGGTGCCCGAATCGCTTTCGTATATCACGAACTGTACAGCAACGGTATCAAGGCAGTAGACCCATTCGACCAGGTCAAGGACATCGACATCCGGACGATCCTGTACAACTCCTCTGGTTCTTCTCCTGCGCTTTTCGTTGGCACAACTGCGTTTGAGCTCATTGTCAAGCAACAAATCAAACGCCTGGAAGATCCATCGCTCAAGTGTGTCAGCTTGATCTACGATGAGCTGGTGCGCATCCTCGGACAATTGATGAACAAGCCACTTTACCGCAGATATCCCGCACTCAAGGAGAAGCTACATCAAGTGGTCGTATCGTTCTTCAAGAAGGCCATGGACCCAACTAATAAACTGGTGAAGGATCTTGTGGCTATGGAGGCATGCTACGTCAATACTGGCCACCCCGACTTCATCAACGGCCACCGCGCAATGGCGATCGTCAACGAGAAGCACAATGCTGCCAAGCCTGTGCAGGTCGACCCAAAGACGGGCAAGCCACTGCCACCAAGCGCACAACCTCCACGATCAGCAAGCCCTAGCTTAGACCTATCAAATGGAGATGGCTCTGGCTTTTTCGGGTCATTCTTCGCGAGTAAGAACAAGAAGAAGATGGCTGCCATGGAGCCGCCGCCGCCAACGTTGAAGGCCAGCGGTACTCTGAGCGAGAAGGAGACTCAGGAAGTGGAAGTGATCAAGCTTCTAATCACATCCTACTTCAACATTGTGCGGAGGACAGTCATCGACATGGTGCCAAAGGCTATCATGTTGAACCTCGTCGA ACACTCGAAAGACGAAATGCAGAGAGAACTTCTCGAGCAGATGTACCGCACACAAGAACTCGACGACCTTCTCAAGGAGAGCGACTACACAACCAGACGGCGGAAAGAGTGCCAGCAGATGGTGGAGAGTCTCAGCAAAGCCAGCGAGATCGTCAGCCAAGTGCAGTGA